AGCTTCTCCCCGATGCGGTCCCGGCGAGGAGCTCCGATCCTTCCTGGATGAACCTATGCCCCACCTGCCGCCGGTAGGCCTTCCGGGATGGGGCGGGGAGGGATCTCGTCGTCAGAAGGAGCGGGGCGAGGAGGTGAGGGGGGGTCGGAGAGAGGGGGATGAAACGCGGATCGTCACAGCGAGCTAGTGGAGATGACGGCCGCCATCAATCTTCTACAGAATATCCATTCTTCTTTATCAATTCACACTCGTATTCCTGCTCAGTTCCGGCATAGACGCAGACTTTCCCCCCTTCTCCTATCCCCTTCACCTCGCACTCTTGATACCCCTCTTTCCTGAGGGAAATTCTATGGATGCCTTTGGGCAGAATCAACTTGATGGGAGTCATTTGGTAAGTGAATTTTCCGTTTATCCAGATCTTGGCGCCAGAGGGTTTGCTCGTGAGCTTGACATTTCCGCTTAAAAGCATCGATCGGAGAAGCTCCAATAGGCATATCATGGCAGGAGGCACCAGAAGCAACGTCGTCTCGAAGACCCCGATGGATATCAGATTGAATAGATTTTCTAGGGTCAGATCCACCAAAGGTGGAAACTTCGCCGTCAGTCCCACCGAGAACCCCCAGATGGAGAGGACTACTATGACACTGTAAAGGGTGAGGAAGGATCGGAGCATCTTGGTGTGCAAATACTGGTATTTCTTTTCCTCTTGACTGGTCCCGCTCCTCCTGGAGCTTATGAAATTCATGGGTATCGCCGTATAAAATGCGGCGATAATAGCGAGAATAGTGGCGAATATCTCTCCCAGCTCTCCGTAGTAGTTCATCAGCCAATCCTGAGAGTCGAGCTCGTTGGCCCGCAGGATTACAGCATCGAGGGATAGGAGAAGAGCGAGCATCAGGACCGAGTTAATAAACCATAATTTTGTAACCGTTACAAGCCTTCTCGAAATCTCCTCCTTTCCGAAATTAACTTCCGTGAAATATACAACAGTGACAAAGACCATGAGGTATATGTAAATTTGGAAGAGGCTCAGGGACTTCAAAAATACTACAATTTTGTACGATTCCTGGATAGTTGGCATTTCGGGGAGGTAAACATTCAAATATATATATATCAATGTAATTAATATTAAAATGAGTAGTATAATAACTTTATCGGCGTAATTAAAGGCTTTCTTGCTCAGAATTCTATTCAGAATTCTATTCAGAATTCTATTCATAATATTATAATATTTATATATGTTTTCTCTAAAATAGCCTATAGGCAAAAGAACGAAGAAGACTACAAAGAAATAAACATATATCGGAATTATCGGATCGGCCTTTGGTATATAGATGCTATCATATAACTTATTGTCATACTTTATGAATACATTAATTTCTTGCGTCTCGTCTCTCGAATCGTTAACTAATAAATTAAAATAATATTTTATTCCAGGATTCACATCTAATAAAATTAGCTCTGAAATGTTATCAGACAATGATTTTTTTATAGGTATTATGCCGATTGCTCCGTTATTTGCTGTGTGATTTTCAATTTTTTGATCACTGACTTGTTTTATCGACCAGTAGCAGTAAAGAGGTTCGTTCTCAACATCTGATGCATTGACATCATAATAGAGGATCAGGGGACTGCCTATATTTTTATAAATAAGCATATTATTACACGGCATAAAGGATCCTGCATCCGATTCGGGTAACATCAATGTAGCTTTTTTAATTTCTGGAATATTATTATTTATTATAATTTTCGTCTTGCCGTTTATAAAAAGCTCTCCTCTAAAATCCCATCGCCATTCTCCTATTGTACTTTTCTCCAAATCGAGTTCTCCTGGCTCCGAAATAATGGATATCTTGGCATCATAACTGCAGATTTCACTCTTATTCTTTCTAAGATAATTATTAAATCTTATTTCTCTGGTTACATCATCATAGACGAATCTCCCACTTGTTAATCTTATATCCTCTAACTCACGAGGTACTCTTATTACTCCATTTAGGACATCTACTCCGTATTTTTTATCCCCTACTACCTCATAAGTTACAGATATAATCTCCCCTCTCTTAAAATCGGTTTTGTTATCGTTCAATGAAATACTTATTGTTAAGTCGATAGGAGGTCTGCCTTTACTTCCTTTAGTTGGCCCCAGCTCGATAA
The sequence above is drawn from the Methanothrix harundinacea 6Ac genome and encodes:
- a CDS encoding PEGA domain-containing protein is translated as MMRYLIVLLFIILHLVSPAICNSDWGIIELGPTKGSKGRPPIDLTISISLNDNKTDFKRGEIISVTYEVVGDKKYGVDVLNGVIRVPRELEDIRLTSGRFVYDDVTREIRFNNYLRKNKSEICSYDAKISIISEPGELDLEKSTIGEWRWDFRGELFINGKTKIIINNNIPEIKKATLMLPESDAGSFMPCNNMLIYKNIGSPLILYYDVNASDVENEPLYCYWSIKQVSDQKIENHTANNGAIGIIPIKKSLSDNISELILLDVNPGIKYYFNLLVNDSRDETQEINVFIKYDNKLYDSIYIPKADPIIPIYVYFFVVFFVLLPIGYFRENIYKYYNIMNRILNRILNRILSKKAFNYADKVIILLILILITLIYIYLNVYLPEMPTIQESYKIVVFLKSLSLFQIYIYLMVFVTVVYFTEVNFGKEEISRRLVTVTKLWFINSVLMLALLLSLDAVILRANELDSQDWLMNYYGELGEIFATILAIIAAFYTAIPMNFISSRRSGTSQEEKKYQYLHTKMLRSFLTLYSVIVVLSIWGFSVGLTAKFPPLVDLTLENLFNLISIGVFETTLLLVPPAMICLLELLRSMLLSGNVKLTSKPSGAKIWINGKFTYQMTPIKLILPKGIHRISLRKEGYQECEVKGIGEGGKVCVYAGTEQEYECELIKKNGYSVED